CGCGACGGCCGCGCGCATCCCGAGAGGGATATCCGCTGGCTCCTGGCCACGCTCGACCAGGTTCCGGACTATCAGCTCTCGGCCTGGCTCATGGCTTGCGTGTGCAATGGTTTGACGGTCGAGGAGACGACCTGGCTCACCGACGGCATGGCGCGCTCGGGCGAGATGCTGGACCTTTCCGACGTGCCAGGGCCGAGGGTGGACAAGCACAGCACGGGCGGCGTCGGCGACAAGGTCTCGCTCGTCCTCGCGCCCCTGGTGGCGGCAAACGGGGCCACGATGGCCAAGCTCTCCGGGCGCGGCCTCGGGCACACGGGCGGCACGATAGACAAGCTGGAGAGCTTCGCCGGATTTCGCACCGACTTGAGCCCCGAGGCGTTCAAGGCGCAACTCCAGGCCATCCGCGTGGCCATCGCCGGCCAGAGCGGGCGCCTGGCCCCGGCCGACGGCCGCCTCTACGCATTGCGCGACGTGACCGGGACCGTGGAGAGCCCCGGGCTGATCTGCGCGTCGATCCTGAGCAAGAAGATCGCCGCCGGCGCCGACGCCATCCTGCTCGACGTCAAGACGGGCGCCGGCGCGTTCATGGAGACCGAGGGCGAGGCCGCCGATCTGGCCCTGCTCATGCAGCAGGTCGGCCAGCGCCTGGGCCGGCAGGTCGTCTGCGCGGTCAGCGAGATGGGCCAGCCGCTGGGCCGGGCCGTGGGCAACGCCATCGAGGTCGTCGAGGCGCTCGAAACCCTCGCGGGCCGCGGGCCGGAAGATCTGCGCGAACTTTGCGTGTCGCTGGGCGCCCTGCTGCTCGAGGCGGGAGGCGTGGTCACCGATCTCGCGGCCGCGCGACGGCGGCTGGAGACGTCGCTGTCGGACGGCAGCGCCCTGGCCAAGTTCCGCGAAATGGTCGCGCATCAGGGCGGCGATCCGGCCGCCGTCGACGACCCGGCGCGCCTGCCGGGCGCGGCGCACCGGCACGCGATCCGGGCGACCGCGGCCGGGTACGTCACGGCCATCCACGCTCGCGCCGTGGGTGAGGCCGCCTCGCTCCTGGGCGCCGGCCGGCGGGTCAAGGGCGACGTCCTGGATCTCGGCGCGGGCGTGATCCTCCTGCGGAAGGTCGGCGATCCGGTCGCGGCCGGCGAGCAGATCGCCGACTTGCTGACCAACGATCCCTCCCGGTTGCCCGCGGCCGAGATGCGGCTCGCCGACGCGTTCTCGATCGGGCAGGAGGCCGTCCCGCCTCCGCCGCTCATCAAGGCCGTTTTCGGAACTCGATGGCCGTCTACGGCAAGCGCCTCCGCCTAGGCGAGATCCTCACTCGCGCCGGCGTCATCTCCGACGCTCAGCTCCAGGTGGCGCT
The nucleotide sequence above comes from Candidatus Tanganyikabacteria bacterium. Encoded proteins:
- a CDS encoding thymidine phosphorylase, with product MPDILALIKAKRDGRAHPERDIRWLLATLDQVPDYQLSAWLMACVCNGLTVEETTWLTDGMARSGEMLDLSDVPGPRVDKHSTGGVGDKVSLVLAPLVAANGATMAKLSGRGLGHTGGTIDKLESFAGFRTDLSPEAFKAQLQAIRVAIAGQSGRLAPADGRLYALRDVTGTVESPGLICASILSKKIAAGADAILLDVKTGAGAFMETEGEAADLALLMQQVGQRLGRQVVCAVSEMGQPLGRAVGNAIEVVEALETLAGRGPEDLRELCVSLGALLLEAGGVVTDLAAARRRLETSLSDGSALAKFREMVAHQGGDPAAVDDPARLPGAAHRHAIRATAAGYVTAIHARAVGEAASLLGAGRRVKGDVLDLGAGVILLRKVGDPVAAGEQIADLLTNDPSRLPAAEMRLADAFSIGQEAVPPPPLIKAVFGTRWPSTASASA